A genomic window from Brachyspira sp. SAP_772 includes:
- a CDS encoding chemotaxis protein CheD gives MLDFPSAANSNFKRITIYIGGYYASRQPAVIKTVLGSCISVCLFENNLKFGGMNHFMLPEMKEWENPEDDYNYTRYGLYAMEVLINEIIKLGGKKANLTAKIFGGGHVLTGMTSNVLQVPDKNIRFARKFLADENIPIISEDVGGSWPRKVFFFNTENRVLMKKIEGKTKEFSAEQEIKYSKNLQQKIEEKSDITLF, from the coding sequence ATGTTAGATTTTCCATCAGCTGCCAACAGCAATTTTAAAAGAATCACTATATATATAGGCGGTTATTATGCCTCTAGACAGCCTGCGGTAATAAAAACAGTTTTGGGAAGTTGTATATCGGTTTGTTTGTTTGAGAATAATTTGAAGTTCGGTGGGATGAATCACTTTATGCTCCCAGAGATGAAGGAATGGGAGAATCCGGAAGATGATTATAATTATACTAGATATGGTCTTTATGCTATGGAGGTATTAATAAACGAGATAATTAAACTTGGGGGTAAAAAGGCTAATCTTACTGCTAAGATATTTGGGGGTGGGCACGTTTTAACTGGTATGACTAGTAATGTGCTTCAGGTGCCAGATAAAAATATTAGATTCGCTAGAAAATTTTTAGCAGATGAAAATATTCCTATTATTAGTGAGGACGTTGGAGGTTCTTGGCCTAGAAAAGTATTTTTTTTCAATACAGAAAATAGAGTGCTTATGAAAAAAATTGAAGGTAAAACTAAAGAGTTCTCTGCCGAACAAGAAATTAAGTATTCTAAAAACTTACAGCAAAAAATTGAAGAGAAATCTGATATTACATTATTTTAA